A single genomic interval of Trachemys scripta elegans isolate TJP31775 chromosome 3, CAS_Tse_1.0, whole genome shotgun sequence harbors:
- the FOSL2 gene encoding fos-related antigen 2 isoform X2 has protein sequence MPGSGSAFIPTINAITTSQDLQWMVQPTVITSMSSPYSRSHPYSHPLPSLSSVGGHTALQRPGVIKTIGTTVGRRRRDEQLSPEEEEKRRIRRERNKLAAAKCRNRRRELTEKLQAETEELEEEKSVLQKEIAELQKEKDKLEFMLVAHGPVCKISPEERRTPPSHSLQTVRTGVSGAVVVKQEPVEEEIPSSSLGLNKAQRSVIKPISIAGGFYGEEPLNTPIVVTSTPAITPGTSNLVFTYPSVLDQESPLSPSESCSKAHRRSSSSGDQSSDSLNSPTLLAL, from the exons ATGCCAGGATCAGGCAGTGCTTTTATCCCCACCATTAATGCCATAACAACCAGCCAAGACCTGCAGTGGATGGTCCAGCCCACCGTGATCACCTCCATGTCGAGTCCCTACTCTCGCTCACATCCCTACAGCCATCCTCTGCCCAGCCTGTCTTCAGTTGGTGGACATACAGCCCTTCAGAGACCTGGTGTCATTAAAACTATTGGGACCACAGTgggcaggaggagaagagatGAGCAG CTGTCacctgaggaagaggagaagcgAAGGATCCGGAGAGAGAGGAACAAGCTGGCAGCTGCTAAGTGTCGTAACAGGCGTCGAGAGCTAACAGAGAAACTCCAGGCG GAAACggaggagctggaggaagagAAATCAGTGCTGCAGAAGGAGATCGCTGAACTCCAGAAAGAGAAGGATAAGCTGGAGTTCATGCTGGTGGCTCATGGCCCTGTGTGCAAAATCAGCCCCGAGGAGCGTCGCACCCCACCATCTCACAGCCTCCAGACAGTCCGGACTGGAGTGAGTGGAGCAGTGGTGGTGAAGCAGGAGCCGGTGGAAGAAGAGATCCCATCCTCCTCTTTGGGCCTCAACAAAGCTCAGAGATCTGTCATTAAGCCCATCAGCATTGCAGGGGGGTTTTATGGGGAAGAGCCACTCAACACTCCCATTGTGGTGACCTCGACGCCTGCCATCACCCCTGGCACCTCCAACCTGGTCTTCACGTACCCCAGCGTGCTGGATCAGgagtctcctctctccccttcggAGTCGTGCTCCAAAGCTCACCGGAGAAGTAGCAGCAGCGGTGACCAGTCCTCAGATTCCTTGAACTCTCCAACCCTGTTGGCCTTGTAA
- the FOSL2 gene encoding fos-related antigen 2 isoform X1, translating to MYQDYPGNFDTSSRGSSGSPGHPETYSSGTAQQKFRIDMPGSGSAFIPTINAITTSQDLQWMVQPTVITSMSSPYSRSHPYSHPLPSLSSVGGHTALQRPGVIKTIGTTVGRRRRDEQLSPEEEEKRRIRRERNKLAAAKCRNRRRELTEKLQAETEELEEEKSVLQKEIAELQKEKDKLEFMLVAHGPVCKISPEERRTPPSHSLQTVRTGVSGAVVVKQEPVEEEIPSSSLGLNKAQRSVIKPISIAGGFYGEEPLNTPIVVTSTPAITPGTSNLVFTYPSVLDQESPLSPSESCSKAHRRSSSSGDQSSDSLNSPTLLAL from the exons ATGTACCAGGACTATCCCGGGAACTTTGATacctcctccaggggcagcagCGGCTCTCCAGGCCACCCAGAGACTTACTCCAGCGGCACAGCACAACAG AAATTCCGGATAGATATGCCAGGATCAGGCAGTGCTTTTATCCCCACCATTAATGCCATAACAACCAGCCAAGACCTGCAGTGGATGGTCCAGCCCACCGTGATCACCTCCATGTCGAGTCCCTACTCTCGCTCACATCCCTACAGCCATCCTCTGCCCAGCCTGTCTTCAGTTGGTGGACATACAGCCCTTCAGAGACCTGGTGTCATTAAAACTATTGGGACCACAGTgggcaggaggagaagagatGAGCAG CTGTCacctgaggaagaggagaagcgAAGGATCCGGAGAGAGAGGAACAAGCTGGCAGCTGCTAAGTGTCGTAACAGGCGTCGAGAGCTAACAGAGAAACTCCAGGCG GAAACggaggagctggaggaagagAAATCAGTGCTGCAGAAGGAGATCGCTGAACTCCAGAAAGAGAAGGATAAGCTGGAGTTCATGCTGGTGGCTCATGGCCCTGTGTGCAAAATCAGCCCCGAGGAGCGTCGCACCCCACCATCTCACAGCCTCCAGACAGTCCGGACTGGAGTGAGTGGAGCAGTGGTGGTGAAGCAGGAGCCGGTGGAAGAAGAGATCCCATCCTCCTCTTTGGGCCTCAACAAAGCTCAGAGATCTGTCATTAAGCCCATCAGCATTGCAGGGGGGTTTTATGGGGAAGAGCCACTCAACACTCCCATTGTGGTGACCTCGACGCCTGCCATCACCCCTGGCACCTCCAACCTGGTCTTCACGTACCCCAGCGTGCTGGATCAGgagtctcctctctccccttcggAGTCGTGCTCCAAAGCTCACCGGAGAAGTAGCAGCAGCGGTGACCAGTCCTCAGATTCCTTGAACTCTCCAACCCTGTTGGCCTTGTAA